The Coffea arabica cultivar ET-39 chromosome 6e, Coffea Arabica ET-39 HiFi, whole genome shotgun sequence genome contains the following window.
AGCGAAGAATGTGAGGGTTCACTCTGAACCCGTTCAATGTTGGAGCTGCTAGGCTTCCAACTTTTGGGCCTCCGCCTCTTTTACATTTTGATCAAAACCGGCCCAAACAATAGACAAATCAAGAACCGGGTGGCCAACCCGATTTCCAATTTCCATGTGCTGGTGGTTCCTAAAATTCCAGCACGCTGTTAAACCCTTGAGTTGAACTATCCAAATTTTGGGTCGCTCCGGCAGTGCAGAAGAGCGATGGATAGAGAATGGGGTTCGAAGCCAGGCAGCGGAGGTGCTGCCTCCGCCCAGAATGAGGCCATTGACCGGCGAGAACGGTTGCGACGACTTGCCCTCGAGACTATCGACCTTGCAAAAGATCCCTATTTTATGCGCAATCATCTGGGCAGCTACGAGTGCAAGCTGTGTTTGACGCTACACAACAATGAGGGGAACTATTTGGCTCACACGCAAGGGAAACGCCACCAGACTAATTTGGCTAAAAGAGCCGCTCGCGAAGCCAAGGAGGCTCCTGCTCAACCCCAGCCTCACAAGCGCAAAATTGCACTTAAAAAATCCGGTAAGAATATAGTGTACTAATTCAATTTGCttttagtgtgtgtgtgtgtttttgcgcgtctttgaattttgtttggaaCCAATTTTTGCTGTTGATTTAGAATGTTTGGCTAATTAGTATGACTTGTAATTGGAGAGCTTAAGATGAGGACTTTTAGGGTTTTGTAGGTAGGCTTTTTCAGGAGCTAAAATACTTTGTTAgtccatttgaaaaaaaaaacactttagGTGATTGTTTTTCTCCTCCTAGACTTACAAATATAAGTGATTTTCTGAATGCATAAAAATTACTTCCAGGAATTGCTATTTCTAATAATAGGTTCTCCTGGAGACTTTGTGATTTTATAACGTTGGGTTTGATTTTTAGTAATAAAACGTATCTAAACTTATATTTAGGACCTTCAGATTTGATCGTTCATGTGCTATCTAGTTTGTGCTTTTTACCTGCTAATGTGTAATGCATGATCTGAGTTTTCACAACTAGTTCAGTAAGTCATTACTTATTTACTCCTCCTCCCCATAGAAAACATGTTTATGGACTTCAATTTCGTAACTTTCTGCGTTGTTTTTAGTTAAAATTGGCAGGCCTGGATATCGAGTGACAAAGCAATTTGATCCAGAGACAAAACAAAGGTCACTTCTCTTCCAGGTGAGGCAATACTTTTCTGTGCTTGTTATGATAGGGTTCTCATCTCAATGTTGAGTTTAGCTCTTAGCTGTTCTAGTCCatgtactctctctctctctctctctctctctctctctctctctctctctattggGGGAATACCATATTAGCAAAGTAAGCATGGAGCTATAACAGAAAAAGGGTGCATCTAGAGCAGGAGTGTTAAACAAAGCTTATAATATGAATCAATAATTGAATGTGTTTTGGTTCTCATGTATTCACTCATCAGAATGTCAAGTATAAGCTATTAATCTTGAGATATTTTCTTCTGTTTTCTGGTTCtccccttttattttcttttactacCTTCTGaactcatttattttgtttttttctatCGATAGAAACTAGCTAGTGGTCCTTTTGGCTAAGGATGCTATTTGCATTTTAATTGTCACTCAAAAACCTATTATAGACCTTCTTCTCTTTTCAAGGTGATTTTGGAATTGATATTGTGACCAGATCAGCTCAATGTTTCTGTTGTTTTCAGATTGAGTATCCTGAGATTGAAGACAACACAAAGCCAAGGCACCGTTTTATGTCATCCTTTGAGCAGGTACCCTATATCTTTGCGCAAGTTTCATGCCCAGAGTACTGGCCTTTGAGACATAATGTCTTCTTCTTTGGTTGATTTTTGTGCCTTAATagtccattaaaaaaaaatgaaatggcaAACTTTAGTTGTTTTTTCGGAAAAGTTTCTGAAGTTAACATGAGATGCtaattttttgtgttttcttttttgatCTGATTTGCAGAAAATCCAACCTTTTGACAAAAGATATCAGTTTCTTCTATTTGCGGCTGAACCTTATGAAATCATTGCTTTCAAGGTAATTTGATCACAAGATCTTGATGCTTAAAAATGCATTAATGCTGGTTCAGTAATGGATTTTGACTCTGAATTCATTTTGCAGGTTCCTAGCACGGAGATTGATAAATCAACTCCCAAGTTCTTCTCACACTGGGATCAAGACTCTAAAATGTTTACGGTATGAATTAAATCTTCCTTCTGCTGTGCCTTGCAATGGATGTCCTtgattctttcctttttcttttgttcatccATGTAACTATTGGTAAGACCAATTCTGTTTGATATTCATATCCATGAGAGCGGTCTTAGCATCTCTTAGCTAGGGTGTGGAATAGGCTGGCACCATCCAGAGAAGTCTCAGTGAAGCTTTTCAGTTGAAATCTTGTCACCTAGATAATTAGCTGGATaagcattttctttcttttatgaAGCATGTGGTATTTAAAGCTATTTTTTTTCACCTCAATGTCCACTGCTTTGATACAGGGTAATACTGTCAAACTAGGCCTTTTCAAGTTGAGTAGTGGCTGGAGTCTTATCGAGAATATTTGCCCAATAGATAATTCCTTCTTTCATATCTTAGATATGTTAGATGCTTCTTAAAAATTCCTATCTGACCAAAGCTTATATCCCTGTTTAGTCTTGCGTTCTATTCCTTAATATTGGAATTTGTGGAGTTATGTCTGATGATCATCCTCTCGTGAAATGATGTACAGCTCCAGCTATACTTCAAGTCAAAGCCACCTGAAGCAAATAAACCTCAATCTGCTTCTGCAGCCAATGGGACAGCGGCTCCTGCTGCTCCACCTAGGCCTGCGCCGCCTCCACCTCAAgctccaccaccacctccaccacctcAGGGACTCCCTCCGGCAGCTCCATCAGGGAATATTCCAAGAGGTCCACCTTCTATATCTGGTTCCGTTCCCCCTCCGCCACCTATAGCAAATGGTTCTATGCCTCCTGGTGGAACTTTGCCTGCTCCACCACCCCCAATTGGCAGTGGCGCAATGGCTAATTTTACTCCTGGTACACAAATGGGAAGACCGCCAATGGCGCCTCCACAAGGCTTTCAAGGGCCACCTCCACCACCGAATATGGGTTGATGGGTTTTTTCTCCACTTCAGATCACAACGTCAAAGGGAAGATGAAATAGTTCTTTGTATCAAATATGAATTTAGTGCCTTGTATTGAGCCTGATTTCTTGCTGCATGGGAAAAAATTGAGCTTAAATGTTGAAAGTCTAAAAAATTAGGGAGACTTCCGGAATTATGGAGTGAATATCAATAGGAATCTGAAATTATTAGATAACCATTTCCATTGTTTTTCTCGAGTTGTTTTCTCAATGTTAATTTGGCGTGCTTTCTGGATTCTTCTGAGAATAAATCCTGGCTGAGTGATATTAACACGACCCCGCAACACCGGTTAGCCTGTGCTTGTGCAATTGTCACCTTATGTCCTATGCAGCCTGCACTACAAGGTTCGTCCAAAGGAAATACAATCTCGACTGTATAAAACCTCTTGTGGTGTTAAAGCCTCACTTGGTTCTGATTCATTTTTCTGATTAAAATAACCTTTTAAAGACTTTTTCTTTGGTAAGCCATTTCGGTTAATCAGGAGATGATTTATACAGAATGTGCTGTTTCAAACATCTTGCATGTATATTTATTGTAATCTTGTCATGATAATAATGTTTAATGGCTTATTTTTCACATTAGAAAGTGAACACAACATTAAAAACTCTCTCAAGACGTCTACGAACAAGGGTGTATCCAGCAAGTGCTTGTTCAGATCAGAGCAGAAAGGGAAAATTCTGCACTACTATGACTGTACCATATTCTTCATTTCTTAACTTACTGATTGTATTGAATTAATAATATTACAGCCTAACCAAATGAGCCAAAGGGGCATTGGTATGGTGGGAAAGTTCCAGCGAGAATACAAAGTGAACCTACTTCAGAAGCGCCATCACATCTACTCGCGGAATGCCATATCAAATAGTGACCCCAACGCAGCCACCGCAAAGCGAGCAACAAACCACCCAATTTTATGTAATATCTTTTAAGCAAGCACCTTTACCTGGATTAAGGGCTGACAGTTGCATTTGCACACTTTCAAGTCTAGACACCAACACAACCAACTCCCAATTGAGGAGTTGGCCACCATCAAGCCAACTCCCAATTGAGGAGTTGGCCACCATCAAGCCTTTAAGGTCTGATGGGGTGCCACTAATTGCCTCAGGTGTGGCTCTCCAAATCTAGACGGATGTGTAATGCACCCGTATGGTCCGATACTTGTACAAAACATGATACCACCACCGCAACATACAAAACATGACAGACTCTCTCATTTTTTGATACTTGTACTGAAAAATTGTGTTAGTGTTACATCCGTTCCGCGTCTTTTCCACATTGCAATTGTAGGAACCGCTAATCCCCTCTGCTCGCTCCCTCGTGTAGTTAACTTATTTCTTCGTACCTTAACACCCATTAATCGCATTATTGACACCATCTTGCATACGGATCAAGGGTGCTAGAACTGAATAAATTTCAGATGCCCTTTTCAAGGAACGCTCCTCTTAAGAGGAACAAACACGACTAAAATTATGGGGCTGGACAAAAGTTGGTTCAGCAGCTGTAAAACAGATTTGACAAGAGAAGCATTTTTCATTGAACAAGAGATGTATCACCGTGGGAATAAATTCTAAATACATGCAGCACTGGACGTAATCTTCAAGCAATCAACAACCACAGATTGGAAAAATCGCAAACAAGGAAAGAGCTAGACTTCAAAACGTTCCACTATTCTTTGCGCTGTATCATGTTGTCAAGGCAATGAGAGGACAAATTCCACCAGCAGGAAAAGACCAATTCCGGGCCTAAATTTTCTAATTTGCTACTGTATTTGGAGGGAACACCTTCTGAATAAATTCCAGGAACCTCTGGGAATAGAAAGTAGGATCCACGGCAGATATGGAAATGGAATCAAACTGGATAGACTTGTATGCATGTTCTATCTTCTTGGTTATGTTGTACTCTTGTAATATGTCAATGATGCCCAGATACAAAACAACATCATAAGCCTCGTGAAATATCTGGTTGTCATCATTTCCCGGAGTATGCTCTGCTCTTGCAGGCATATTAACTCCAAGCTGGATCTGGAGCCTGCTAAGCATCAGACAGAAGCAAAAGATATCACTAGCAAAGCAAAGCCCcacataaaatgcagcacaaaAATCTGCATTTACTGTAGTTACTAGTTTGTAAGCCCAAGTTTCTTTATTTATCACCTAAATTATTATGATAAGTTACATATCAAATATACCAGAAAAAGCAAGTTAATTCAGTTCTATCTAGAACAAGTATGGGAGTCTAGAATTAGGAGGTTCTGCAAGGATTATAGGAGCACAttctttttccctttgataATGACATCAGTTTAATGGGCTTTATAAGAATTGAGAATGGAATACTAAATTAAACTTCAATTACACAGATGAAAGAACTACCTTGCTGTACCGGGAAGGAGAAGATCCACTTCCTCATTGCCAGTTGCAGACGATGTCCGTAATCTGCTACCTCTAATATGGGAACCCACGACAACACCATTGTCATCACCACCACGAGGGACCAGTATGAGGCCTTGTGGAGATATTTCATCCTCCATAGCCTCTGTGGTGGAAAGAGAAGAGCATCTTAAAGTCAATCAATAATGGGGTTTGCAACCAGTCATAGAAGTACAAGGACAGTGTATCAGCACAAGTTTGTTATTCACTAATGCATTTTTATGAGTATTAAAGCATTCCAAGTTGTCTTTGTTTCGAAAACCTCTACAGTAGAaggtttttcaaatacaatgctacaataaaatttttgaaaaacacccgATCCACACGGACCCCTAGATACAAACATTGTTGACAACAATGCTAGTCCATAATGAgttgaaacaaaattttcctCTTTCAGAAAGGGAGTCCTGTGGTAGTGATTCTGACTGAGGCAAAAGTAAGCACTACACAGAACTGGGCCCAAAGACACGTGTATAAATATGGGATTTACCCAAATTTCTCAAAAGTCCAATGGTTTCGCAAGGAAAACATGCTACTGGTAATTTGAAGAACCCTTTCATCAAGGAGTTGATGACCTCAAGTCAGAAGCCACCTTGGTGCAACTGAACTGTTGTGGCAGCAAGGTGACAGGTTATAGTACCCATCTGCAATATTCAGCCCATAAATGGGCACAAGAAGGTGCATTTGAACATCACCAGTACCCTCAAATTAGCAAATTATATCCAGTTTCATGAATATGGATTGCATCTTCAACCGGTAGCTTAAAAGATGGTTAAGAAGCCGAAAGTCATATTAACACCAACAACCCACCCCCACCCCtccaccaccccccccccccaaaaaaaaaaggctctgAAAGAAAATGGTCTCTTTTCTCTACTTCTGGCTGCTCTGCAGAAGTCATACATAATTACACCCACAAATACTTGTGGTTTTTATGCCCAATAAATGGTTATGTTAGTTGAAGTACAAGTTTACAATACCTGTTTATTGAGGTAGGAAGCATACCTTCTTCTGCAACAATTTCCAGTCCATCTGCCGTCATCCGTCTGCTGGTCGACATGAGAGATCTTAGGTGTTGAGGAGCTCGGTAGTGAACCCCCAGCAAAAGGCTATAATCCATTATATGCTGTGATTCCAGAAATTTGCTATCAATTTCAATCTGCCTGCATGTAGAACCCTAtggaatgataaaattgcaaaaaaagaTGTAGCACTATCGACCAGTCTTATTTATGACTAACAAAATCACTTCTGCTTGTGCTCCCACCACAGAAGAAAATGAAGCTGTTCAACTAgaagaataatttaataaattacaTAGTGGTGGATTAAAAACCATAGTTCAACAGTAGCAGCAAAAGTAATAGGTTAGCTAATTAATGAGGCTCTTGAGACCAGATGAGATCAATCCGATTTATGTAGTAGTCATAgagcagaagaagaagaactcaATAGTATGCCCGTAATTAAGGaattaaagataaaaatgaTCTTCAAAAGCATGAGGTCATGAACTTTAAAAGATTATGTAGACAATATACAGCCTAGAGAATAAAATAACAGACACAAGAAGAAGAGCTACTGCAAAATGGCACAGACGTCACTAGATTTCTCAGCTCTTTGAGATGGAACTTCTGAAGAGCCAATGCATAATTGGTATGACAACTAAATAGGCTGTGAAAATTGAATTTGTTACAACAAAGTAGACAAAAGCCTGATAAGAAATTTCCCCTTTATAGCTTTGCAATTTCTTTACATTCTCCTTTCAGGATGAGCATTTTAGACATAAACCAAGAGAAATGGgcgagaaaaagaaaaagtaacaaCAAAAATTTCAGTCCTATGAAGAAAGGAAATGAATCTTTTGCATATCACTTACTTCAGAAGGGATTCACGCCATGAAGGTTCTAAAAAAAAGCAATAGTTCAAGTCCAGATCTTTAAGTATTGTGTTCTCATCAATTTCAACCTTGTCTGCTGAACGTCCCAATGAAGAACCTTTTAGATCAAACCTTCTATGGATCCTGAGCTCTGTGCAAAACATATTCCCCATTACAACAAAGCGAAACTGCGacacaaaaataataaatgattaGTCCTCCCTATTAGCATAAAGCACTGGATCCTGACAACTTGTCATAACTCAGAATTCAGTAGACTGGTAAAGGAAACAATATTCCCTACCTAATAGTGGGAACAGGGTGGTGTTGAAGGAGGCCTACATGCAGACTTTCTAGGGCATTCAGCGAGAACATTTTGCTTCCTGGAAAGTGCTTGGATGGTTTCTTCTAATGTTCTCAAAGGGTTTTTAAGTGCAGATTGatgtttattaaaaaaaattttttttttgagagaatggcaatgctacactattgaaaaatgaaagagcAAAGGCAATTTGGTAAACTAATCAAGCAATGTTGCTTTGGGTACATAGATCAAACAGGAACTGGGATGTGATATTTCAGTTCTTTCAAAGGGTCATCAATGTGgaatttttctagtttaataGATGTCCAAAACCAATGCCTCATAAACAAGTGCTATGTGGTTTCACAGTGacagaaggaagaaaagaaaaagatttcaTAATCAATGGTGTTGATTACCTTTTGACCACTAGAAGGCTTTATCCTGTGAAGGCCAAAAAACTTGGTGATCAGCGTgttctcatatttttgcacatGGTGATGATAGGATGGGAGCATCCTCAGAAGCACCTGCAGGTGGAAATTTTGATCAGCGAAAATTTAGCTAACTCAAATGAATCATTTCCACATCAAATAAGTTTCAGGTACTAGTCAGTCAAAATGGAAGGACTCATAAGCACATCCTTGGCCATTATAATAGTCAAGAATTTGAAACCCTGAAATTTGGCAATGGATTAATAAAGTTCCACTATCTTGGAAAACCCTCAAGGAAatatttcaaactatcatgACTTCTCCTCTCCATTGGCAAGTATTAGTAAAAACATAGCAAGAATTTGCATTCTACAATTGACATTATATATCTAATTATGCTACCTAGActcaattttcaatttcttcctCACCCATCAACCACCCACACCTCAATCAAACAACATTCCAAACAGGAAGAAGAGCAACCAAAACAATTTCAACAAatcaaaacacaaaacaaagATTTAAAACAGCATGCAAGTGAATCAGGTCAGATCTAGATGGCAAACCTTCACTTCTGACTTCCGTAATGTCTTAATCATAAAACGATCATCTTGAGAGAGGAAAAACACACTACCACTTTTCCCAGGAGAAGAAAGCTCCCGAAGGGCATCATTTCCACAAATGGACATCATATAGTCTGCAGCATCAATCTTAAACATCTCCCTCAGATTCCTACAAAGGGAGACAAGCCATCTGAGTTCCCAAAGGAATACAAGCAAAACTAAAACAGATAACTCAGTTCTAAATAATGCTACAACTCCTAATATACTATCAACGACTCAGATAAACAGAACAGAATCGCCAAAACGTGGCATGAGGTAGTTTACTCGTCCATCAAACTGATAGAcagaattttgaaattgttcagttctctttattttttccatTGGCAACAAAGTTTTTGAAGTGAAGTAGAGTATACAGACATCACACACAACTATCTGAAAGGGTAAACAGCCATACAGTCAGACATTTACTTTACAGTCACTATCAAGCATAAATTTGATGCATAGACACTATATCAGACACTTGCAAGTATTTCACAACTAAGGAACAAAAGAACACTGGTAAAAAGACTGAAAAAGCATTCCAAATCATTTCATAATGAGATCTAGATAAAATTGCAAAACAAGGGACACTCAAAGTGtcaaaacaaattaaagatgAGAAATGTGCAACCACTTCAAGCAGATCCCAGTGGATAGGCAACGAACCTGAATACCATTGGACAATAATCTTTCCACTTGAAATCCTCTGACTGGTGCGGTGGTGTCAACTGTGACCCCTCCTTTGGAAAATTCATCCAGAAGCTGGCACGGGTGCCAAAATCAGAAGCTCGCACTTCTCGTCTTTGAATGGGCGTAATCTTTCCCACTGTATATCTGGCAAAATTCCAATAAACATTCAAGTATAATTACATATTAGGGGAACAAGACACAAATTCTAAAGATTGGAGCAAAAGGTTTGACAAGTTGATGCCTTGCTGGTGAGAATGGATATCTTTGC
Protein-coding sequences here:
- the LOC113695073 gene encoding uncharacterized protein, with translation MDREWGSKPGSGGAASAQNEAIDRRERLRRLALETIDLAKDPYFMRNHLGSYECKLCLTLHNNEGNYLAHTQGKRHQTNLAKRAAREAKEAPAQPQPHKRKIALKKSVKIGRPGYRVTKQFDPETKQRSLLFQIEYPEIEDNTKPRHRFMSSFEQKIQPFDKRYQFLLFAAEPYEIIAFKVPSTEIDKSTPKFFSHWDQDSKMFTLQLYFKSKPPEANKPQSASAANGTAAPAAPPRPAPPPPQAPPPPPPPQGLPPAAPSGNIPRGPPSISGSVPPPPPIANGSMPPGGTLPAPPPPIGSGAMANFTPGTQMGRPPMAPPQGFQGPPPPPNMG